The Arachis ipaensis cultivar K30076 chromosome B07, Araip1.1, whole genome shotgun sequence genome includes a window with the following:
- the LOC107606565 gene encoding uncharacterized protein LOC107606565, translated as MQKQNRKQMQKKKQIQNHRQLVGDGATAAEQIGGGRNPAQPQIPLSLSFARCPPRVGLPFTATHSTAAEACMNDDDVFLYSRLPSPSLVAKANFSCRIFTRYSSPSEVTFTADNPMELALASSALLQSQLSRQNSSGMVLEPFRKGRVVTFWDNFDDEEQDDVGGSRADGSRTLSAREAVAAQETAEVAVAGEVVGEGEEDKVVQPVMMPLIDLFEETDKEMRLEGLRYILSDDEEFDEDGDGDDLKYRLYNRGY; from the exons ATGCAGAAGCAGAATCGGAAGCagatgcagaagaagaagcagatacAGAACCACCGGCAGCTCGTGGGTGACGGAGCGACGGCGGCTGAGCAGATCGGTGGTGGTAGGAACCCAGCTCAGCCTCAgatccccctctctctctccttcgcgCGCTGCCCTCCTCGCGTCGGGCTCCCTTTCACGGCGACGCACTCCACGGCGGCAGAAGCATGCATGAACGACGACGACGTCTTCCTCTATTCACG CCTTCCTTCCCCTTCACTCGTAGCCAAGGCCAACTTCTCCTGCCGGATTTTCACCCGCTACAGCTCCCCATCCGAGGTCACATTCACCGCCGACAACCCAATGGAACTAGCCCTTGCCAGCAGCGCGCTACTCCAGTCTCAGCTTTCGCGACAGAACTCTTCCGGCATGGTGTTAGAGCCATTTCGGAAGGGACGCGTGGTGACGTTCTGGGACAACTTTGATGACGAGGAGCAGGACGACGTGGGCGGGTCACGTGCAGATGGCAGTAGGACACTATCAGCAAGAGAGGCGGTTGCGGCACAAGAGACAGCAGAGGTGGCTGTTGCAGGGGAGGTTGTTGGAGAGGGAGAGGAAGACAAGGTGGTGCAGCCGGTGATGATGCCACTGATAGACTTGTTTGAGGAGACTGACAAAGAGATGAGGCTTGAAGGATTGAGGTACATTTTGAGTGATGATGAGGAATTTGATGAGGATGGTGATGGCGATGACTTGAAATACAGATTATATAATAGAGGTTATTGA